One region of Peribacillus simplex genomic DNA includes:
- the ytxC gene encoding sporulation protein YtxC: MQISFQNDSEALKLLDFVSVHPLGAEFQAYIRFLPQQGMHVDMTESSGDKWLILLRDAFHSFLLEEKTLPVLEQIIVGKFFYREREEIEAIIEIASSIIEVERARNQEEAFSTEKRLIEEGLQSILAGKVSFSFDSFTTFRLKSFQQTLEKYVVKAIDEYKLEQDYQNFIATLRDCLHGQESKLRKLHLVNRDGFHFYDQKFSKLDRPKINSMIDRRLLAKSSLFLDTVILAPLLSIAPENLCIYTDDKEEGLIQTISRIFEERATVLPLSSFSNAFE, translated from the coding sequence GTGCAAATTTCGTTTCAAAACGATTCAGAGGCATTGAAATTACTGGATTTCGTTTCTGTCCATCCACTGGGGGCAGAATTTCAAGCATACATTCGATTTCTTCCGCAACAAGGCATGCATGTGGATATGACGGAGTCTTCAGGTGATAAATGGCTAATTCTGCTTCGCGATGCATTTCATTCTTTTTTATTGGAAGAAAAGACGCTTCCTGTTCTGGAGCAAATAATAGTCGGTAAATTTTTTTATAGGGAACGGGAAGAAATTGAAGCCATCATTGAAATTGCATCATCAATCATCGAGGTGGAAAGAGCCAGGAATCAAGAGGAGGCATTCAGTACGGAGAAACGATTGATTGAGGAAGGACTTCAAAGCATCTTGGCTGGAAAGGTATCTTTTTCATTCGATTCTTTTACGACCTTCCGTTTAAAATCATTTCAGCAAACTTTGGAAAAGTATGTCGTCAAGGCGATTGATGAATACAAGCTGGAACAGGACTATCAAAATTTCATTGCCACTCTCCGTGATTGCCTTCATGGGCAGGAGTCGAAATTAAGAAAGCTTCACTTGGTCAACCGGGATGGTTTTCATTTCTATGATCAGAAATTCAGCAAACTCGACCGTCCAAAAATCAATAGTATGATCGACAGGAGGCTTCTTGCAAAAAGTTCACTTTTTCTTGATACGGTGATACTTGCCCCGCTTTTATCGATTGCTCCCGAAAACTTATGCATATATACCGATGACAAGGAAGAAGGGCTGATTCAGACCATTTCAAGGATTTTCGAAGAACGGGCGACCGTCCTGCCGCTTTCGTCCTTTTCAAATGCATTTGAATAA
- the nrdR gene encoding transcriptional regulator NrdR, whose amino-acid sequence MKCPSCQYNGTRVLDSRPVDESKSIRRRRECEACGFRFTTFEKVEETPLIVVKKGGTREEFSRDKILRGLIRACEKRPVPLKELEQITSYVEKELRNQGISEVKSDSVGEMVMDKLAEVDEVAYVRFASVYRQFKDINVFIDELKDLINKERK is encoded by the coding sequence ATGAAATGCCCATCATGTCAATATAACGGAACAAGAGTGCTCGATTCCAGGCCAGTCGATGAAAGTAAATCGATTCGACGACGCCGTGAATGTGAGGCATGTGGTTTTCGATTCACGACATTTGAAAAGGTGGAGGAAACACCGCTCATTGTAGTGAAAAAAGGCGGTACACGGGAAGAGTTCAGTCGTGATAAAATCCTGCGTGGCTTAATCAGGGCTTGCGAAAAACGTCCGGTTCCCTTGAAAGAACTAGAGCAAATTACCAGTTATGTAGAAAAAGAACTACGCAACCAGGGCATATCGGAAGTGAAAAGCGACAGTGTCGGCGAAATGGTGATGGACAAGCTGGCAGAAGTCGATGAGGTTGCCTATGTTAGATTCGCATCCGTCTATCGACAATTTAAAGATATCAATGTCTTTATCGATGAATTGAAAGATTTAATAAATAAAGAAAGAAAGTAG
- the thrS gene encoding threonine--tRNA ligase, with protein MSELLKISFPDGAVKEFAKGTTTEEIAASISPGLRKKSIAGKFNGELYDLKRPIEQDGTIEIVTQDAADALEILRHSTAHLMAQAIKRLYKNAKFGVGPVIEGGFYYDMDLEESLTPEDLPLIEKEMKKIVNENLEISRIEVSRDEAISRFKEIGDEYKLELIDAIPADQQVTLYEQGEFFDLCRGIHVPSTGKIKEFKLLSIAGAYWRGDSKNKMLQRIYGTAFYKKEDLAEHLRFLEEAKERDHRKIGKELNLFMSSQKVGQGLPMWLPKGATIRRTIERYIVDKEERLGYDHVYTPVMGSVDLYKTSGHWDHYQDGMFPVMEMENEQLVLRPMNCPHHMMVYKNSIHSYRELPIRIAELGLMHRYEMSGALSGLQRVRGMTLNDAHIFVRPDQIKEEFKRVVNLVQEVYKDFDIKDYSFRLSYRDPQDTEKYFDDDSMWEKAQSMLKGAMDELGLDYFEAEGEAAFYGPKLDVQVRTALGKDETLSTVQLDFLLPERFDLNYVGEDGKQHRPVVIHRGVVSTMERFVAYLIEEYKGAFPTWLAPIQAQVIPVSPEVHLDYAKEVQEKLKAQGIRVDLDTRDEKIGYKIREAQMQKIPYMLVVGDNEAKEGSVNVRKYGEQKSETIAFEDFVAAIKAEVSR; from the coding sequence ATGTCTGAATTACTGAAAATATCTTTTCCTGACGGAGCTGTCAAGGAGTTTGCTAAAGGCACAACAACTGAAGAAATCGCTGCATCCATCAGTCCTGGTTTAAGGAAAAAATCCATTGCTGGAAAATTCAATGGTGAATTATATGATTTGAAACGCCCGATTGAACAAGACGGCACAATCGAAATCGTAACACAGGACGCAGCGGATGCACTTGAAATATTGCGTCACAGTACAGCACACTTGATGGCACAAGCGATCAAACGTTTGTACAAAAACGCCAAATTCGGTGTAGGGCCAGTCATTGAGGGCGGTTTTTACTACGATATGGATCTGGAGGAATCATTGACTCCTGAAGACCTGCCATTGATTGAAAAAGAAATGAAGAAAATCGTCAACGAAAACTTGGAAATTTCCCGCATCGAAGTGAGTCGTGATGAGGCCATTTCCCGTTTTAAAGAAATAGGCGACGAGTATAAACTGGAGTTGATCGATGCGATTCCAGCCGATCAGCAAGTAACGCTCTATGAGCAAGGGGAATTCTTTGACCTTTGCCGTGGAATTCACGTTCCATCAACTGGAAAAATCAAAGAATTCAAGCTATTGAGCATCGCTGGTGCATACTGGAGAGGCGATAGCAAAAACAAAATGCTTCAGCGCATTTACGGAACGGCTTTCTATAAAAAAGAAGATTTAGCCGAACACCTGCGTTTCCTCGAAGAAGCGAAGGAACGTGACCACCGTAAAATCGGCAAAGAATTGAACTTGTTCATGAGCTCACAAAAGGTGGGGCAAGGATTGCCGATGTGGTTGCCAAAAGGCGCAACCATCCGCCGGACAATCGAAAGGTATATCGTTGATAAGGAAGAACGCCTTGGTTACGACCATGTCTACACACCTGTAATGGGAAGCGTGGACCTTTATAAAACTTCTGGACACTGGGATCATTACCAGGACGGCATGTTCCCTGTCATGGAAATGGAAAACGAACAGCTTGTCCTGCGTCCGATGAACTGTCCGCACCACATGATGGTATATAAAAACAGTATCCACAGCTACCGCGAACTGCCAATCCGGATTGCCGAGCTTGGCTTGATGCACCGCTATGAAATGTCAGGTGCCCTTTCCGGCCTTCAGCGTGTACGTGGGATGACATTGAATGATGCGCACATATTCGTCCGTCCAGATCAAATCAAAGAAGAGTTCAAGCGTGTTGTGAACCTGGTTCAGGAAGTATATAAAGATTTCGATATCAAGGATTATTCATTCCGTCTGTCATATCGCGATCCGCAGGATACTGAAAAATATTTCGATGACGATTCCATGTGGGAAAAAGCACAAAGCATGTTAAAAGGTGCTATGGATGAACTTGGTCTTGATTATTTCGAAGCGGAAGGTGAAGCGGCATTCTACGGTCCTAAGCTTGATGTCCAGGTTCGGACTGCCTTAGGGAAAGATGAAACGCTTTCCACTGTTCAGCTTGACTTCTTGCTCCCTGAACGTTTTGATCTTAATTATGTCGGTGAAGACGGCAAGCAGCACCGTCCGGTTGTAATCCACCGCGGGGTCGTTTCCACAATGGAACGTTTCGTCGCTTACTTGATCGAAGAATACAAGGGAGCATTCCCGACTTGGCTGGCACCTATCCAAGCACAAGTGATTCCGGTCTCACCTGAAGTGCACCTGGATTATGCGAAAGAAGTGCAGGAAAAACTTAAAGCGCAAGGCATTCGCGTCGATCTGGATACACGTGACGAGAAAATCGGTTATAAAATCCGTGAAGCACAAATGCAAAAAATCCCGTACATGCTGGTTGTTGGAGATAATGAAGCCAAAGAAGGCAGTGTGAATGTACGAAAATACGGTGAACAAAAATCGGAAACAATCGCTTTTGAAGATTTTGTTGCAGCGATTAAAGCGGAAGTAAGCCGTTAA
- the speD gene encoding adenosylmethionine decarboxylase, which yields METMGRHVISELWGCDFEKLNNIDLIEKIFVDAALKSGAEVREVAFHKFAPQGVSGVVIISESHLTIHSFPEHGYASIDVYTCGNLDPNIAADYIAEALNAQTRENIELPRGLGPVQMKKANISAL from the coding sequence ATGGAAACTATGGGTAGACATGTCATTTCTGAACTTTGGGGTTGTGACTTTGAGAAACTGAACAATATCGATTTGATTGAAAAGATTTTTGTTGATGCTGCTTTAAAATCAGGTGCAGAGGTACGAGAAGTTGCCTTTCACAAGTTTGCTCCACAAGGAGTTAGTGGGGTTGTCATCATTTCTGAATCACACTTAACGATTCACAGTTTTCCTGAACACGGCTATGCCAGCATTGATGTCTATACATGCGGTAACTTGGATCCGAATATTGCGGCAGATTACATTGCAGAAGCTTTGAATGCGCAAACACGCGAGAACATAGAATTACCACGTGGATTAGGTCCTGTACAAATGAAAAAAGCCAATATAAGTGCCCTATAA
- a CDS encoding replication initiation and membrane attachment family protein, with amino-acid sequence MHWQELLPADSYLVSSAGLLHDYDRKILTRLYQPLIGPICISLYMTLWSELEENRLWSETSSHYQLMNTIGLKLGDIYEARLLLEGIGLLNVYKKSKNETKEFIYEINPPLSPQQFFTDGMLNIYLYKKIGKAQFNRLKRFFCDDHILTDQYEGVTKSFAEVFSSDHLDSLYVTDEAKNEWNPIPDQQYIDRTDGVEPSGFDNLFDFELLLAGMKSSIVPKKAFTPKIKSTIAKLAFLYGIDPLEMQKLVMDAVSLDDEIDEEMLRKAARDWYQIERQADMPSLVNRVQPIRERTQKEEPKTQEQELIRHLETISPRERLMQLSGGAEPSSGDLKVVEGVMINQKLNPGVVNVLIEYVMLKTDMKFTKGYVEKLAGHWARLKVSTVIEAMELAKNEHRKYQDWAQGSRNAAKGGRKKTIREEVVPEWLEKKEEAQQEQNADQPELNAQKRELQEKWKQWKAGGEMNDGKD; translated from the coding sequence ATGCATTGGCAAGAATTGCTCCCAGCTGATTCATATTTGGTCTCATCTGCGGGGCTGCTTCATGATTATGATCGGAAAATACTTACCCGACTTTATCAACCTCTTATTGGACCTATCTGTATTAGCCTATATATGACGTTATGGAGTGAGTTGGAGGAAAACAGGCTATGGTCGGAAACCTCCTCACATTATCAATTAATGAATACAATCGGCCTTAAGTTAGGTGATATTTACGAAGCCCGACTTTTACTTGAGGGAATCGGTTTGTTGAATGTATATAAGAAATCGAAAAATGAGACAAAGGAATTTATCTATGAGATAAATCCGCCGCTTTCCCCTCAACAGTTCTTCACGGATGGAATGCTGAATATCTATTTATACAAAAAGATCGGTAAAGCACAATTCAACCGGTTAAAGAGATTCTTTTGTGATGATCATATCTTAACGGATCAATATGAAGGTGTGACTAAATCTTTTGCGGAGGTATTCTCATCAGATCATTTGGACTCTTTATATGTAACGGATGAAGCAAAAAACGAATGGAACCCCATTCCTGATCAGCAATATATCGACCGGACGGATGGCGTCGAGCCTTCGGGGTTTGACAACTTATTCGATTTTGAACTTTTATTAGCCGGGATGAAATCTTCGATCGTACCGAAAAAGGCCTTTACTCCGAAAATTAAAAGTACGATTGCCAAACTTGCTTTTTTATATGGCATTGATCCGCTTGAAATGCAAAAACTAGTAATGGATGCCGTTTCATTGGATGATGAGATCGATGAGGAAATGCTCAGGAAGGCGGCAAGGGACTGGTATCAGATTGAACGGCAGGCAGACATGCCTTCCCTGGTCAATCGAGTGCAGCCGATTCGTGAACGGACACAAAAAGAAGAACCGAAAACACAGGAACAAGAGCTAATCCGGCATTTGGAGACGATATCCCCACGGGAGCGGCTGATGCAATTGTCCGGCGGCGCAGAGCCATCAAGCGGTGATTTGAAAGTGGTGGAGGGCGTGATGATCAACCAAAAGCTGAATCCTGGTGTCGTCAATGTCTTGATTGAATATGTCATGCTCAAAACGGATATGAAGTTCACGAAGGGCTATGTGGAAAAATTGGCAGGCCATTGGGCACGGCTGAAGGTCTCCACCGTCATCGAGGCGATGGAACTAGCTAAAAATGAACACCGGAAATATCAGGACTGGGCTCAAGGGAGCAGGAATGCTGCGAAGGGCGGCCGGAAAAAGACGATACGGGAAGAAGTGGTTCCGGAGTGGCTTGAGAAAAAAGAAGAAGCACAGCAAGAGCAGAATGCGGATCAGCCCGAATTGAATGCCCAGAAACGTGAGCTTCAGGAAAAATGGAAGCAGTGGAAAGCAGGAGGTGAAATGAACGATGGAAAAGATTAA
- the ytaF gene encoding sporulation membrane protein YtaF: MWLQIIFLAFAVSIDGFGVGLTFGMRKMKIPLKSIAVISFCSALSLGIAMVIGQFISQLISIGAAEKTGGIILIFLGAWMVYQYFRPDKDLKDDRYHEKIIFNFEIKSLGVAINILQKPLNADFDKSGTITGVEALVLGFALSLDAFGAGVGAAMIGISPIILAVCIAVMSSIFIWSGLQSGKLLSNNKVVQHLTFLPGVLLIIIGLFKL, encoded by the coding sequence ATTATTTTTCTTGCTTTTGCAGTTAGTATTGACGGATTTGGCGTAGGTTTGACTTTCGGTATGCGGAAGATGAAAATCCCCTTAAAGTCAATAGCGGTCATTTCATTTTGTTCTGCTTTGAGTTTAGGCATAGCGATGGTCATCGGTCAATTCATCAGTCAGCTCATATCTATCGGGGCGGCTGAAAAAACCGGGGGCATCATCCTCATCTTTCTTGGTGCCTGGATGGTATATCAATACTTTAGGCCTGACAAAGATTTGAAAGATGATAGATATCATGAAAAGATCATCTTTAATTTTGAAATTAAATCACTTGGGGTAGCCATTAATATTTTACAAAAACCATTGAATGCCGATTTTGATAAATCAGGTACGATTACGGGTGTTGAAGCACTTGTTTTGGGGTTTGCACTTTCACTGGATGCGTTCGGGGCTGGAGTCGGAGCAGCCATGATCGGAATTTCACCGATTATCCTCGCAGTATGCATCGCTGTTATGAGTTCAATTTTCATTTGGAGCGGACTGCAAAGCGGGAAATTGCTTTCGAATAATAAAGTTGTCCAGCATTTAACCTTTCTTCCAGGTGTACTATTAATTATAATCGGCTTATTCAAGTTATGA
- the dnaI gene encoding primosomal protein DnaI: MEKINRSLNKLANTNQFQQRYEKLKQEIFEDEQVRLFLNANSSTVTEDMIEKNLGKLYEFTSQSNKCDKCPSLDGCINMMQGYYPKLVVQGKALNLHYEICPRKLAEDEKRKREKLIRSLYVPKDILKATIDDFTQTDDQNKRLGVLSKAMSFIMEYEPGKRQKGLYIYGKFGVGKTYLLGAIANELAERQISSLIVYVPDYLRELKGSIGDNTVNEKIEMVKTAPILMLDDIGAESMTSWGRDEVFGPILQFRMLENLPTFFTSNFDMNGLENHLTFSQRGEKEEVKAARVLERIQYLAEPVKLDGVNRRR; the protein is encoded by the coding sequence ATGGAAAAGATTAATAGATCCCTGAATAAATTGGCCAATACAAACCAATTTCAACAGCGTTATGAAAAGCTGAAACAAGAGATTTTTGAAGATGAACAGGTGCGGTTATTTTTGAATGCCAACAGTTCGACGGTCACGGAAGACATGATCGAAAAAAACTTGGGGAAGCTTTATGAGTTCACTTCACAAAGCAATAAGTGCGATAAATGTCCAAGCTTGGACGGCTGCATCAATATGATGCAGGGGTATTATCCCAAATTGGTCGTTCAAGGGAAGGCCCTGAATCTGCATTATGAAATCTGCCCGCGGAAATTGGCAGAGGATGAAAAGCGGAAACGTGAAAAATTGATCCGCAGCCTTTACGTGCCGAAGGATATTTTAAAGGCGACCATTGACGACTTCACTCAAACGGATGATCAAAACAAACGCTTAGGTGTTTTAAGTAAAGCGATGTCGTTCATTATGGAGTATGAACCAGGCAAAAGGCAAAAAGGCTTATATATATATGGTAAATTCGGTGTTGGGAAAACGTATTTATTAGGTGCGATTGCCAATGAACTTGCAGAAAGGCAAATTTCCTCCCTTATTGTCTATGTACCTGACTACTTGAGGGAACTTAAGGGTTCGATAGGTGACAATACGGTCAATGAAAAAATTGAGATGGTGAAAACGGCACCGATCCTCATGCTGGATGATATTGGAGCGGAGTCCATGACAAGCTGGGGACGCGATGAGGTTTTTGGCCCGATTTTGCAATTTAGAATGCTGGAAAACCTTCCGACGTTTTTCACTTCGAATTTTGACATGAATGGCCTGGAGAATCACCTGACCTTTTCACAGCGTGGTGAAAAGGAAGAAGTGAAGGCGGCCAGGGTACTGGAAAGAATTCAATATTTAGCGGAGCCGGTCAAGCTTGATGGCGTGAATCGGAGAAGATGA
- the coaE gene encoding dephospho-CoA kinase (Dephospho-CoA kinase (CoaE) performs the final step in coenzyme A biosynthesis.) — protein MGQIIGITGGIASGKSSVSLYLQELGFTIVDADLASRAVVEPGEDAYHQVVEAFGEDILLADGNIDRVKLGSIIFHDQEKRLLLNGIVHPAVRNWMRLKTEEALAAGEETVFMDIPLLFESKLTFMVEKTLLIYVDEQVQLERLMNRNGLSEKDALARIHSQMPLADKKALADAVIDNNGDIKETKKQVKALLSEWHVI, from the coding sequence ATGGGACAAATCATCGGAATCACTGGAGGCATCGCCAGCGGGAAAAGCAGTGTCAGCCTCTATTTACAGGAACTCGGATTCACGATTGTAGATGCAGATCTGGCTTCCCGTGCTGTCGTTGAGCCAGGTGAAGACGCCTATCATCAAGTTGTGGAGGCGTTTGGAGAAGATATCTTATTGGCGGATGGGAATATAGATCGCGTAAAGCTTGGGTCGATAATATTCCATGATCAGGAAAAGAGATTGCTATTGAATGGCATCGTTCACCCTGCCGTCAGGAATTGGATGCGCCTCAAAACGGAAGAGGCACTCGCTGCAGGGGAAGAAACGGTATTCATGGATATTCCGCTCTTATTTGAAAGTAAGCTGACATTCATGGTGGAAAAGACGCTTTTGATATATGTCGATGAACAAGTTCAATTGGAACGTTTAATGAACAGGAATGGTCTATCGGAGAAGGATGCGCTTGCCAGGATCCATTCTCAGATGCCCTTGGCTGATAAAAAGGCTTTAGCGGATGCCGTCATCGATAATAATGGGGACATTAAGGAAACGAAGAAACAGGTGAAGGCCCTGCTTAGCGAATGGCATGTCATATAG
- a CDS encoding glyceraldehyde-3-phosphate dehydrogenase — protein MNSRIAINGFGRIGRMVFRKAILDESLDIVAINASYPAETLAHLLKYDTIHGKFDGIIIAEDDSLVVNGRRVQLINNRDPKLLPWKEMNIDIVIEATGKFNDRSKAALHLEAGAKRVILSAPGKNEDVTIVMGVNQEVLEIDKHYVISNASCTTNCLGPVAKVLDEKFGINNGLMTTIHSYTNDQNNIDNPHKDLRRARAAAESIIPTTTGAAKAISLVLPQLKGKLHGMAIRVPTPNVSLVDLVVDLNCDVTIDEVNQAFIDASENELKGIMEFTMEPLVSSDFKTNPHSAIIDGLTTMMIGDRKVKVLAWYDNEWGYSNRVVDLVKLVASELKKTSKVELSVK, from the coding sequence ATGAATTCAAGAATAGCAATTAACGGATTTGGGAGAATTGGAAGAATGGTTTTCCGAAAGGCCATATTAGATGAGAGTTTGGACATTGTTGCCATTAATGCAAGCTATCCTGCTGAAACTTTAGCACACTTACTAAAGTATGATACGATACATGGTAAATTCGACGGTATCATTATAGCGGAAGATGATTCACTTGTAGTGAATGGCCGCCGAGTACAATTGATAAATAACCGCGATCCAAAGCTATTGCCTTGGAAAGAGATGAACATAGATATTGTAATTGAAGCTACTGGAAAATTCAATGATCGTTCTAAAGCGGCTCTTCATTTAGAAGCAGGGGCAAAAAGGGTTATTTTATCAGCACCAGGTAAAAATGAAGACGTTACCATTGTCATGGGCGTCAATCAGGAAGTTCTGGAAATTGACAAGCATTATGTCATATCCAATGCATCTTGTACAACTAACTGTCTTGGACCGGTTGCAAAAGTGCTTGATGAAAAATTCGGCATTAATAATGGTTTAATGACAACGATACATTCTTATACAAATGATCAAAATAATATCGATAACCCGCACAAAGACTTAAGACGTGCTCGTGCCGCTGCGGAAAGCATCATTCCTACGACGACAGGAGCTGCAAAAGCGATCTCATTGGTGTTGCCTCAATTAAAAGGCAAGCTTCACGGAATGGCGATACGCGTACCTACACCTAACGTGTCCCTAGTCGACCTTGTTGTGGATTTAAACTGTGATGTCACGATTGATGAAGTGAATCAAGCGTTCATCGACGCTTCAGAAAATGAACTTAAAGGAATCATGGAATTCACGATGGAACCTTTGGTTTCCAGTGATTTCAAAACTAATCCTCACTCTGCCATCATCGATGGTTTGACAACGATGATGATTGGTGACAGGAAAGTTAAAGTCCTGGCTTGGTATGATAATGAGTGGGGTTACTCCAACCGGGTAGTGGACCTTGTAAAATTAGTTGCATCCGAGTTGAAAAAAACTTCCAAAGTTGAATTATCAGTAAAATAA